A genomic region of Anopheles coustani chromosome 3, idAnoCousDA_361_x.2, whole genome shotgun sequence contains the following coding sequences:
- the LOC131272491 gene encoding putative inorganic phosphate cotransporter isoform X2: MTASKEYLANNNGEPQKPNQKFGTRHYTVFMLFLGMANAYVMRTNMSVAIVAMVNQTAIEKEAEEFDDECPDTDYGDQSDDSVDGEFIWSTSMQGYILSSFFYGYVITQIPFGLLAKRYGAMRFLGWGMLLNSVFAFLVPVAARQGGAGWLIAVRFIQGLGEGPIVPCTHAMLAKWIPPNERSRVGSIVYSGAQFGTVISMPLSGLLADHGFDGGWPSIFYVFGIIGTVWSIAFLITCHEDPVTHPRIREDEKKYIQQSLWGNAAIHIPPIPWTSIAKSLPFYAILLAHLGQNYGYETLMTELPTYMKQVLRFSIKTNGVLSALPYLAMWLFSIVVGWVADWLLTSGRINHTWTRKISNSIGQYGPAIALIVASYTGCSRGLTVAILTIGVGLNGGIYAGFKINHLDLTPRYAGILMAFTNCSANLAGLLAPMAAGNIIEGKPTIAQWRIVFVIAACVYIFTATFYNIFASGQRQFWDNPENDEPQKASIEAPVHSETNGVNGTTTASLTHRTVNEAHQS; this comes from the exons AAAAGTTCGGTACACGACACTACACCGTGTTCATGCTGTTCCTCGGCATGGCGAACGCGTACGTCATGCGCACGAACATGTCCGTCGCAATCGTGGCGATGGTCAACCAGACCGCAATCGAGAAGGAGGCGGAAGAGTTCGACGACGAGTGTCCGGATACGGATTACGGCGACCAGTCGGACGACTCGGTGGACGGCGAGTTCATCTGGAGCACCAGTATGCAGGGTTACATCCTTTCGTCCTTCTTCTACGGCTACGTAATCACACAGATCCCGTTCGGTCTGCTGGCCAAGCGGTACGGAGCGATGCGCTTCCTCGGCTGGGGAATGCTGCTCAACTCGGTGTTCGCGTTTCTGGTACCGGTCGCGGCTCGGCAGGGCGGTGCCGGGTGGCTCATCGCCGTCCGCTTCATCCAGGGTTTGGGTGAGGGTCCGATCGTACCGTGCACGCACGCCATGCTCGCCAAATGGATCCCACCGAACGAACGGTCTCGGGTCGGATCGATAGTCTACTCGGGGGCCCAGTTTGGAACGGTCATATCGATGCCACTGTCCGGGCTGCTGGCGGATCACGGGTTCGATGGCGGTTGGCCGTCGATTTTCTACGTGTTCGGCATCATCGGGACGGTCTGGTCGATAGCGTTCCTGATCACCTGCCACGAGGACCCGGTCACGCATCCGCGCATCCGCGAGGACGAGAAGAAGTACATCCAGCAGTCGCTCTGGGGCAACGCGGCCATCCACATTCCACCGATTCCGTGGACCAGCATCGCCAAGTCGCTGCCGTTCTACGCGATCTTGTTGGCGCATTTGGGCCAGAACTATGGCTACGAGACGCTGATGACGGAGCTGCCTACCTACATGAAGCAGGTCCTGCGGTTCTCCATCAAGACG AACGGTGTTCTCTCAGCCCTCCCATACCTGGCGATGTGGCTGTTCTCGATCGTCGTTGGCTGGGTAGCGGATTGGCTGCTTACGTCCGGTCGCATCAACCACACCTGGACACGCAAGATCTCCAACAGCATCGGCCAGTACGGTCCGGCGATCGCACTGATCGTCGCTTCCTACACCGGCTGCAGCCGTGGACTTACCGTTGCCATCCTGACGATCGGAGTCGGTCTTAACGGTGGTATCTATGCCGGTTTCAAGATCAACCATCTCGACCTCACGCCCCGGTACGCCGGCATCCTGATGGCGTTCACCAACTGCTCGGCCAACCTGGCCGGTCTGCTCGCACCGATGGCGGCCGGCAACATCATCGAGGGCAAACCGACGATCGCCCAGTGGCGCATCGTGTTCGTGATTGCCGCGTGCGTGTACATTTTCACCGCCACGTTCTACAACATCTTCGCGTCCGGCCAGCGTCAGTTCTGGGACAACCCGGAAAACGACGAACCGCAGAAGGCCTCGATCGAAGCGCCGGTGCACAGTGAAACGAACGGTGTCAACGGCACGACGACGGCGAGTCTCACGCATCGGACAGTGAACGAGGCGCACCAGTCGTAG
- the LOC131272491 gene encoding putative inorganic phosphate cotransporter isoform X1, translating to MTENRSRDGHVLVWEQAQMATDEGIVPQKKFGTRHYTVFMLFLGMANAYVMRTNMSVAIVAMVNQTAIEKEAEEFDDECPDTDYGDQSDDSVDGEFIWSTSMQGYILSSFFYGYVITQIPFGLLAKRYGAMRFLGWGMLLNSVFAFLVPVAARQGGAGWLIAVRFIQGLGEGPIVPCTHAMLAKWIPPNERSRVGSIVYSGAQFGTVISMPLSGLLADHGFDGGWPSIFYVFGIIGTVWSIAFLITCHEDPVTHPRIREDEKKYIQQSLWGNAAIHIPPIPWTSIAKSLPFYAILLAHLGQNYGYETLMTELPTYMKQVLRFSIKTNGVLSALPYLAMWLFSIVVGWVADWLLTSGRINHTWTRKISNSIGQYGPAIALIVASYTGCSRGLTVAILTIGVGLNGGIYAGFKINHLDLTPRYAGILMAFTNCSANLAGLLAPMAAGNIIEGKPTIAQWRIVFVIAACVYIFTATFYNIFASGQRQFWDNPENDEPQKASIEAPVHSETNGVNGTTTASLTHRTVNEAHQS from the exons AAAAGTTCGGTACACGACACTACACCGTGTTCATGCTGTTCCTCGGCATGGCGAACGCGTACGTCATGCGCACGAACATGTCCGTCGCAATCGTGGCGATGGTCAACCAGACCGCAATCGAGAAGGAGGCGGAAGAGTTCGACGACGAGTGTCCGGATACGGATTACGGCGACCAGTCGGACGACTCGGTGGACGGCGAGTTCATCTGGAGCACCAGTATGCAGGGTTACATCCTTTCGTCCTTCTTCTACGGCTACGTAATCACACAGATCCCGTTCGGTCTGCTGGCCAAGCGGTACGGAGCGATGCGCTTCCTCGGCTGGGGAATGCTGCTCAACTCGGTGTTCGCGTTTCTGGTACCGGTCGCGGCTCGGCAGGGCGGTGCCGGGTGGCTCATCGCCGTCCGCTTCATCCAGGGTTTGGGTGAGGGTCCGATCGTACCGTGCACGCACGCCATGCTCGCCAAATGGATCCCACCGAACGAACGGTCTCGGGTCGGATCGATAGTCTACTCGGGGGCCCAGTTTGGAACGGTCATATCGATGCCACTGTCCGGGCTGCTGGCGGATCACGGGTTCGATGGCGGTTGGCCGTCGATTTTCTACGTGTTCGGCATCATCGGGACGGTCTGGTCGATAGCGTTCCTGATCACCTGCCACGAGGACCCGGTCACGCATCCGCGCATCCGCGAGGACGAGAAGAAGTACATCCAGCAGTCGCTCTGGGGCAACGCGGCCATCCACATTCCACCGATTCCGTGGACCAGCATCGCCAAGTCGCTGCCGTTCTACGCGATCTTGTTGGCGCATTTGGGCCAGAACTATGGCTACGAGACGCTGATGACGGAGCTGCCTACCTACATGAAGCAGGTCCTGCGGTTCTCCATCAAGACG AACGGTGTTCTCTCAGCCCTCCCATACCTGGCGATGTGGCTGTTCTCGATCGTCGTTGGCTGGGTAGCGGATTGGCTGCTTACGTCCGGTCGCATCAACCACACCTGGACACGCAAGATCTCCAACAGCATCGGCCAGTACGGTCCGGCGATCGCACTGATCGTCGCTTCCTACACCGGCTGCAGCCGTGGACTTACCGTTGCCATCCTGACGATCGGAGTCGGTCTTAACGGTGGTATCTATGCCGGTTTCAAGATCAACCATCTCGACCTCACGCCCCGGTACGCCGGCATCCTGATGGCGTTCACCAACTGCTCGGCCAACCTGGCCGGTCTGCTCGCACCGATGGCGGCCGGCAACATCATCGAGGGCAAACCGACGATCGCCCAGTGGCGCATCGTGTTCGTGATTGCCGCGTGCGTGTACATTTTCACCGCCACGTTCTACAACATCTTCGCGTCCGGCCAGCGTCAGTTCTGGGACAACCCGGAAAACGACGAACCGCAGAAGGCCTCGATCGAAGCGCCGGTGCACAGTGAAACGAACGGTGTCAACGGCACGACGACGGCGAGTCTCACGCATCGGACAGTGAACGAGGCGCACCAGTCGTAG